In Glycine soja cultivar W05 chromosome 10, ASM419377v2, whole genome shotgun sequence, the genomic stretch TCTGATGATATCATATCAGGATTATATTTGTTGATTTGGTGATCTTTGGACCTTTGCTCTGCTTTGGTCCTGGAATTTGAATATGATGATCTATACTTCAAATTTACTGGGGAAAATTATGCAGGTGTATAAGAATGTTGTTTTGCAAAACGAGTATCAATCTTCAAGGCTCTGTGAGGCGCTGTACACCAGATGTGAGGACAAAATGGATCAGCTTCAAGTTCTCAAACTTCCTTCCTTGGCAAAATTTAATGCAGGTTTCCTGCAATGCAATCGTAGTTTTGAGCATGAATGTGTGGGACCTTCAAAAACAAATTACGAGTTACGCATGATGAAGGTCTGATACAATTAACAGTGTCTTGTCTTATTCTAATCTGTTGTGGGGCTTATTCTTTGCTATGATTACCTTTTGTATTTACTTGAATATCAGAGTTCTTGGGGCCTCATCTCACTAcatagaaataattaatttcatatttcatgTGTCTGTCTGCATCTCTCTTTTCATAGTGGAGGTGGGACAGTATTCCTTACATATTCCAAGTTGACCTTTGTTTGGCCATACAGTGGGcttatttaacattaaaaatgGAGAATTGTTTCAATTCTCCATGAAGTAAATAAATTATGCCAATTCATAATTTTCCTGAATTGAAATTGGTTCAAATTCTTAATGTGCCTTGGTGTGACTAATGGATATATGCAGATGATGGGGAAGTCTCGGTCTCTGTTTATAAAGGAGTACAATCACAGGCTCTTCAATTGGTTGGTGGCCTTCTCCCTGGTTATGGTAGTGATTGGCcgcttttttataaaattcattttagttGAAATTGGAGCTTGGGCGCTCTTTATATTTCTGGAGACATACACAAGAATGTTTTGGACGGCAGAGTCACTTTACTATAACCCAGTTTGGCATTTTATAGTTGCAACTTGGGAAACTGTTGTTTACAGCCCAATCCTGGATCTTGACAGGTAATTTGAACTTTTTCCATTGGCACTTCGAATTGAATTTATGTTAAAACCTTTGCATCAGTTGCTTTTAAAATCCATTTTAGATATAATTGATTGGTTGGCATTATAACAGTTGGTGTTAAACTTCTGCATTTTGATTCATGTATCTCACACAGTGACTTGTTGAAATCATCAATGGCCAAGTAAAACTAAGGGTGGTAAAAAAATGTGAatccccccccttttttttgtctaaattcCACCTTGGttccttatttttaaattttttattcatgtttttttaaaccATGCTCACCTGACAATATCTTATTTAGTTGTGAATAGTTATGAGATGTCATGGAATACTGGTATTTTCATATCATTATACAATATATAATACTTTTGGTGATAAAAACAGATGGGCAATTCCCCTCGGTGTCATGGTGTCATTGTTTATTCTTTATTGGCGGTGttatggaagaaaaaaacatgGATCCCTATTACCTTTATACAGAAGCAATAAGAATGGTCCTAATCGACCGCGAACAGACTAAATCTATGATGATGGTGGCAGTTGCTGGCATGTTTCAAGAGTTTGGCATGTTGCTCGGCAATTCGTCCTACACGGCGagcttctttatttattttttatttttttatttttacacataGCTCACTGGCCTGTCCCTTCATCTTGAAAAGGTTCTTCTGCAGAGTGTAAAAAGTTGAAAATAGGGTGATTGACCTCTTCGGTAGCTTCTACAAATTTAGCGCCTCAAAAATGTTCTTTAATGCCACAATGGGCActatatttgattttacttgTAACTTGTGTATTATTTCATAATAACTTACTATAGGATTTTAGAGTAAATTAAATGTTATACTTTGCTGTGCCACAATCATGTATGGACGTGAAAAATGGTAAAGTTAAAGAAGAAAGGGAAAAGATGTTGATTCTTTGTTCTCTTTTCTAGTAGGTGAGTTAGGTTTACTAGTGGACATAGAATAGATGGCCTTATGTTCCCTAATAACTTACTTAGGTTtactagttttattattttatgattattcTTTGgtagattttaatatttttttaccgttaatatatttattaaatttttcttttacctttttaaataaatcatgtctttatttttttttattattttacactttttaattatttcaatagttacttttatcaaatacttttaataatttaattttttagttttcgactagtttttcagttaattttatctaatataGCCTTAACTTGGTTATCTCTCTTGCTGGAAGCAATGTTATTATAACAAATAACcaaaaattgaaccaaattgattccttttgagatttttttaaaatcgacaagtttgatttgatttatgcTTTGAGTTTCTAAATGGAATTGAACGAAACTACAACATTTACGATATTATTAACCTTATATCactttagtattatatattttatttatatatcatttgagttttatgatgatttataatattatctatatgaaacttatataatatatattattttatgtttcagacaacttttttaaaataagtttgatTTGAAATGGATGAAAATttgacaaatttttattataaaaagtttaacaaattaataagttTCGTAAattgttattaataattttttaatataatttaatttaaaaaatcaaaaaatatataaaatttaatgaataataatttattataaatcgtAAAAAAAACCGAATATAAAGAAAccgtaaaatattaataaaaataaagaaattaaaattcttactTCTCTATCGTACACGCGCGGGATTATGAAGCAAAAATTACGCGCGGGTTTTACTCTCGTGTACCTCTCTCGCTGCAACGCTCAATCTCTCGACTGGTGCTCGTTGCTCACTTTCTCTGTTCTTcacaatctctctctctctctctctctctctctctctctctgtctgtCTCGTTGGTAGGTTGTTTCTTTCTATTAGTCGttgctcactttttttttttatttcattgatttattgtttaaattttgattttattgatttttgtttcGTTTTCTATTTCATTGTTTTGTGTTTCGTTTTCTATTTCATTGATTTGTGTTTCATCGATTTTGATTTTGAGTCTGCCTGCATGTTTTGCCTATGAGAACACATATCTATATGCTTTGCCTGAACATGCACTTCTATATGGGTTGCATTTATACGTTTCTGAGTTTGGTTGCAATGTTTAGTTAGAGTTTACTTGGATTTTGGTTTGACGGGGTTGGAGGAGACTACTAAATTTGGTGAAGTTGCTCGTGGATTTGTCTTGGTGGGTTTGAGGTTGAGCTAGGTGGTGAGCAGCATGTGTTTGTGAATATGCACGAAAGAGAAAGGGAGAAATAATTGATAGATTGGTGGTGTGATATTGTCTATTCTGGTTTAGGAGAATGTGTGTGAGATTATGATATAATTAGAAAGAGAGGTTTGACCCATAACCCACATTCAAACACTTGTACCTAGTTCCAATATCTGTATGTGTTCAACAATAGCATCTGATAGGTTTGATGGTTTCTGCTCTCTAAGTTCCAGCAATTTCTTTGTAGCATATCTAACAGTTGTATGAGGTTTGCTTAATTCTGGATAACTATAAAATTTGTCTACCAAAACAGGCTGGTTTAGAATAAGAAAGCCAAACTGAGAACACCATTGAGCATCTTCAGGGTCAGTCCTCCAAGAAGAGACACACAGAACAATGGCTTGATTAAAGAATTCAACTTAGACAAACAACCCCTCTATATCCCAACCACCACCCCACCCAGCCTTCACAATCAAATTCCAAACCGGAGTATGCAGTATCAATTGCAAGTTATTtggaaaatttaaattacattaTCCAAACAAggcatttggaaaaataaaggaaattcaATTGCAAATTATTCAAATGTCATGTATTTCCATTTTCCTAAGTTgctaaaattctctatccaaacacaGGGTTAAGGACTAGAGAATTTCCATAGGACTTCAAGAAGACAGTGGGCAATGCTGGGCTTTTCATATGGAGAAATATTTCTGTTGCTTGGAGCTACTGCTGCTCTGATAGGTTGGGTTACACTATTCTTACATCTGTTTATGatatagaaaaattatattaaatatagttCAAATGTAAAGTGTTTATTAGGCAAATGGATTTGTAATAGGGCCAAAGGATTTACCAATCATATGCAGAACAGCAGGAAGGCTAGCTGGTCGAGCTATTGGATATGTACAATTGGCTCGTGGTCAGTTTGACACTGTTATGCAGCAATCTCAAGCTCGCCAGGTATTCCCTTTCTTCAACCAAcgttatatatttataactcAGCCTCACAGGAATTAGTTTCATTAGGATTTTTTagattctgtttttgttttcttgagttGGCATGAATTCCCATTGCTTCAAATGAAAAAGGCAATATTTTTCTGGTAAATATACATTAAGCACTTTCTCTACAGAAAACCAAACACACACCGAGTCATAATATAGCATTTCTTATGTTAATTGGAAAAAATGACAATTTGGCTTTCTAGAATCTTAACATGTGGTTCACTTTGAATTTCTTGGACAATAATGTCAAATAGGAACATAAAAGTTAGGAAAATATTTGTGTTCTATCGAGGAATGCTTATCCATGGCTCCATGCAAGGACTTGGTAATGACATTCCATTTCAAAAACTACATAGTACATTCTATTGTATTAACCTATTTTGACGTTTAGGTTCATAAGGAACTGCAAGACACAATGGCTCAGCTAGATGCCATTCGCCATGAAATTCGAAGTATATCAATCATAAATCCTGGCCCTTTGACGCGGAGGCTTGTGGATGATCCTGACCAGACATCTATCTCAAATGGTATTATTTACATGATGTGTTTTGGAATTTGGATTCTACTgtagttttctaattttttacagATGCAATTGCTGAGATTCTTTAAATCCTATTATCTTCTGTTGATAATACAGAAAGTAGGAAACCAGAAGAATCTGGACAAGAGAATAGCTCGATACCCACTCTTATGAAGGTTTATGGACTAAACCCACAACTTGAGACAATTATATACTGGTAGAGGAACTGAGTGTGCTTACAGGTTTATAAATATTTCCAGGATTCAACTTCAATGTCATCCAATTCATGCCATATGCAAAATCAAGCAACCATTTATTCCAGATTGGTAAACTCCCCTGCCATAAAAAATGAGTTGTCAGCAAGTAGAACCGAAGTTGAGAAGATAGAAGACAAACTACAGCTTACTGTCTTACCAATTTCTGCTGAAAATGCTGGACTATTACCAATTCGTGGGGGtatgatatttttatgttttattgtctTCCCGTGTCATGATTGTGTAATCTCTGAGTTGGATAATTATGGAACTTTTTActtggtatttttatgttttacagTTTGTGCACTATATATTGTGGTCATGCCATGTTTATTGCTTATCTATGTATGCCAAATACATGCATAATTGCATATGCACAGGCTCTAAACTCTAAAGTCTAAAATATGTAGCATCTTGTTACTTcacatcacacacacacacagatatttCAAATGTGAATTAGTTAATCTGTATACTTCTTCATTTGGACTATATTTGGTTAGGCTGAAGTAAAGATTGTTGGCTGAGCTTCATTCATTGTTAATACTGTGGTCCATTTGGTATGGACTTGGATATTACAAAAACTGTTATTTACTTCATTGTGAAAGCCGtaaatttattcttttcccttttcttctTTATAAATGCCTGGTAGCTTTTTGTCTTGTCTGTTCATGATTGAGGGATTGAAGggattctgtttttttttacaacatctCATATGAAACAAATTATGATTGTATTAACAGCTGATGTGAAAGGATCTGACATAGTTCTTGAAGCAATTGTGGAGGCAGAGGTCGCTCATAATGCAAAGGAATTCTTTTCACAGCCCCAAAATCAAATATGATTGATATGGTAATCCTACATAGTACCTTAATTTTCTAGATGTTAAAATTTGTGGCATttgtaaatacaaaataataggTTGTACCTTATATTTGTAGGTATTGattcttgttttttcttttcaagttcAGGCTAGAAAATCTGTCGGAGTCTTTGGGTTCAagagattattaattttttctgatTTGAAGTGTTTCCTCACTCAACCTTCCCCACTTTCCCCTCGATAATAAAACAAAACCCTCAAGCTAGTCTCCTTAACGAATAACGAGGTTATGACAAACTATTTGTATAAAGTTTTCTGCTATCTTCTATTTGCTGTATGGTTGATGGTTGAgcatgcattaaaaaaaataagaattttgaatttgaatataaaatatttgataatttgaattgtttaaaatatttgataatttgaaattttatactCATCAATTataatatgcattttttttatacttgaccatgttttcattaattataatatgcGCTTATGATCTTGGTTTTTGTATCTTTATCATGTttccaaaaactaaaaataaaaacttcactCATAAATAATGAGAttcttattgattttttaaaattaagacaaCACTTGGGAACAACATTAAACAAAGGCTCATCATGAAAGATGACAAATTGGCTAGGTCCGGAATAAATATAAGATTGGATTAagatacaaattattataagtACAACAAGTATCTAGGGATGACAGCGGGCGTGTCAGGGATCACTTAGGTCATTTTCCTTTCTGTCCCCATAAAAGGTGGGGTGGGTATGAATATAAAGGAAGtgggtttaaaattttaatatcctATTTTATTGGATTCAGGTATATGTacaagtaatttattttattttatttataatttcactctacttatatattttaaataaattatatattaaatttttagttgtattttaattcgtacagaatacaaatataatgaaaataataaagaaattaaagttaacaaaattaagaattcaattatatttttagttaaatgtatatttttaagtttgttatttaattgtttaactATTAAGCTAATTGGTTTATATcttcaaaaattataataataaaatatttaatatatattatgtatatatgctggaataaaaaattataataattgttgatatatgtatgaatataatttgatatttatctCTATTTAAATAGTTCAAATAATACACGTGTTTATACACATATCTAgtcaaaatgatattttttaattaaagttggTGTGGATTCAGGGTTATATCAGCAGGTACCAGAGGTTATTTGTCATGCCTAGAAGTATCCATATTGATTTGCTGTCACGTGTTCAATAATTAAAGTTGTACTTATAACGATTTGTATTTTACTTTAGTCTATTATCTATGTCAGTACTAGCCAATTTGTTGCCTTTCATGATGAGCCTTTCTTTAATGCTAATTTAGGATAACTCTCTTAACAAATGCTTTCCAGCCTACATAACTTATATGATTGACGGGTTTATTACCGAACCATAAAGAAGTtttgatatataaattttaaaatctctgtattatttttttccaacaaaatctttatattataaaagcttaaatatttttttagttacttaaatttgggataactttaattttagttcctcaattaaaatttacttttta encodes the following:
- the LOC114369974 gene encoding uncharacterized protein LOC114369974, which gives rise to MLGFSYGEIFLLLGATAALIGPKDLPIICRTAGRLAGRAIGYVQLARGQFDTVMQQSQARQVHKELQDTMAQLDAIRHEIRSISIINPGPLTRRLVDDPDQTSISNESRKPEESGQENSSIPTLMKDSTSMSSNSCHMQNQATIYSRLVNSPAIKNELSASRTEVEKIEDKLQLTVLPISAENAGLLPIRGADVKGSDIVLEAIVEAEVAHNAKEFFSQPQNQI